The nucleotide sequence AACTAGTTAATGCTAGTATATTTCCTGCTGCTATATTTATGTTAGTGGATGCTAGCAAGATTAATTGACGGAAGGTATGATTTCTGAACTTGACTTGATTGTTTTTCGATGATATTAATGAATGAGATTTTACTATTGCAGTAGTATTATTATATAGCTTTTGCTAgatatgttttcaaaacaggggttATTAGGTTTAAATGATGATTTTATAACTGTGATAAAACTGGTCCACTCACGTTTTGTTTTATCAATCTCTTCAAGACGTAACGAGAATAAAGAGAACATTGGTGGAGATGAGTGGGCTTGGTAGTGAAGCTTTCATCCTCTGAACTTCGGGTGATGGCTCCTCTACTACAATTTTATCTTAGTTGTAATAATATTGGCATGATCGACTTTTGATTATGCATAGCATTGCACTCTGTTGTATTTACTGATGTGTGAAACttttagctgttggatttaTTCAATATAAATCAACCACAAATGGTCTACTatatgtaataggaatgtataAGTTGGAGATCAGTTAAGATGCGATTTGATATCCTTATATCAATCCTACATTGAGTGTCTTACATTATAGGTAGGTTTTTTATTGAATccttaataatatatgattatgatattttACTTGAGAGCCAGGAAAGGAGAGTTTTAGctttcctttatggatggaatcTAAGACTTTTTTGCTAGTATATAAACACCGGTCCCTGCTAACCCTAGATCATGGCAACTAAGGCTTCCCATAGAGCATTGTCATAAAGCTAGGAGTTTACAGAAGAGTTGGTGTTTTCTCTCTTGATCACAGCAAACGTGCCGATATTGGTGTTCTCTTGATCACTCATTCTCTGCATGGCTACTGCACCTTCAACAAGTAAGAGTTTCATatgagttatatatatatatatatatatatagatatctaTAGATATATCtagatatatatagatatatatatatacataaatgtatatatctatatctataGATATTTATAGATATCTATAGATATCTAtagatatctatatatatagatatatatagatatatatagatatatatatttatttatttatttatttatttatactgtgttttGATCATACAAACATGATGgctaacaattggtatcagagccattgtTTGGATGGTTAAAATCGTTAAGATTGATATCATATGTGATTTTCGAATGAAAAGCATGCAGCATAAAATTCTTAACATGCATAAAAGATATACCTAATTCGCAGATGAGATCTTGCATAGTTCATGTCAAATTTAAACTGTTCTGCTTAATTGTTAGTACTTCGGTAAATATAAAGTTAAAGATGATCAGTGTCTAcataattcaattaatcataTATTCAAGCTGCAACCATTTATCATGAAAGATTGAATCATGTATTTAAGGTAGCTGTTCATAAAATTGCATTCAATATATGATATAGAGACTGTTCATCTTACTCACAAGTGTTGATCGTTGTTTTCTGGATCATACGTGAATGGTATGGCATGATTTATGTGACACATCAGTTGTGGGGTTCTCATCTTGCTCACAAGTGTTGGGAATCGGCATGAAGGAAACTGGTGTAGCGCATAAGTCAGTGTCAAAAGACATATTGATTCATCTTGCTTACAAGTGTTGAATCAATTTCGGTTTTATAAAGTTTTGGGATTGTTTTAAtcaatgcatgcatgttgtatgTATATTCAGTGATGAATGCTGTGAACATTGTTCAAACCTTAAGTGGAACAAACTACAAAAAATGGAAACAAGACCTTGAGATCTGTCTAGGGCTAATGAATTTAGACATAGCAACAAGAGAGAATTCTCCTCCAGAACCTGCTTCTGATGCTGCAGTTGATgttaaagaaaaatatgaaagatgACAGAAGGCTAATCGAATTGCTCTCTTGGTGATTAAAAGATCTATGTCTGACACAGTGAGAGGTGGCATTCCTGAATCCGAGAATGCCAAGGAGTTCTTAGCATCTATTGGCGAGAAGTTCAAAGAATTACATAAGGCAGAAACTGGTAATCTCATGAATGAACTTATGACCAAAAGGTATAATGGTATAGGTTGTGTGAGGGAACATATATTAGAATTGCTAGATATTGGTGCTAAATTGAATGCCCTCAAAGTCCCTATGAGTGATCCTTTCTTAGTTCATGTGGCACTTAACTCACTACCAAATGAGTACTCACAATTAAAGAGCACATACaatgcacaaaaggagaagtGGAGCCTCAATGAACTAATTGCAATTTGCGTGCATGAGGAGTAACACATAAGGCAGgaagtttttgagaaaaagGTGAACATGGTAACTGATCACCATAACAACACTGCAAAACAGGAGCACAACAAAGTAGCATCGTATCATTCCAAAATTGGTGCAAACAAAGGGTCCAAAGCTGTTAAGGGAAAATGTTTCTTCTGCAAGAAACCTGGACATATGAAGAGACATtgccaaaaatacaaaaagtgGCTTAACAGTGGTAAAGGAAAAGGTAATGTTATGATTTTTAAAGGTGaagttttagtttgttttgaagcAAATAATGTTGAATATGCTAGAGATTCTTGGTGGCTTGACAGTGGTGCTTCAATACATGTGACAAACTCTTTACAGGGCTACACAAGCAAAAGAGTGCCAAGAAGGGATGAAGTCTCAATGATCGTTAGGAATGGAGGAAGAGCTGCTGTTGAGTTTATTGGAATAGTTAGAATAAAATTAGAGTCTGATTTTACATTAGACCTTGAGAATGTGTGCTATGTACCTTCAATTCGAAGGAATTTAGAGTCAGTTAGTCAGCTAGTTATGAAAGATTTTGTATTTTCAATTAATAACAGTGGTTTTTCAATTCACaaaaactttcatatttttggGAATGGTTTGCATATTGATGGGATGTTTCGACTGACTTGCAAGGAATCATGTCGAGTAACACATTTAATTGGATAGCAGAGATTGAATCAAGATGAGACTTCATCCACTCTTTGGCACAAAAGATTAGGGCATATTTCAATAGAGAGAATAAAGAACCTAAGTAAAAGTGGCATACTTCCACCACTTGAGTTTGACAATCTGGTTACATGTATTGAATGCATTAAAGGAAAAATGGTGAGTTCACACAAGAAAGATGCAATCAGAAGTAATGGATTACTAGAGCTCATACACACTGACATATGTGGGCCTTTCCCCACGCCTACTTATGATGGCTATAGGTACTTCATAACATTCATAGATGACCATTCGAGATATTGTTACTTATATTTGCTTACTGACAAATCCAGTGCTTTGAATGCTTTTCAAATTTACAAGGCTGAAGTTGAAAAACAGTTGGATAAGAAAATCAAAACTGTAAGGTCTGACAGAGGTGGTGAATACTATGGAAGATACACTGAACATGGAAGAAATCCAGGACCCTTTGCACTTTATCTGCAAAGTGAAGGAATTGTAGCTCAATATACAAATCCTGggacaccacaacaaaatggtgtctCTGAGAGAAAGAATCGTACCTTGAAGGATATGGTAAGAAGTATGATGAGCACTACCAACTTGCCAATGTTTCTATGGGGTGATGCAATTAAAACTACAAACTATATCTGCAATAGGGCACCAAGCAAGTCTGTCACTTCAACACCTTTCAAAATTTGGAACAACAGAAAGCCTAGCTTGTTACATttgaaaatatggggatgtaAAGCAGAAGCAAGAGCATATAATCCTCAGGAAAAGAAGTTAGATCCCAAAACTGTAAGTTGCTATTTCATTGGTTATCCACCGAGAACCAAGGGATATAGATTTTATTGTACTGGAAATTCTATGCGTTTCATTGAGACAAATAAAGTGAAGTTCATAGAAGAGATGACAGAGGGAGTCTTAAATCACAGCTTCATTTTTTAAGAACAAGATGAATCTAATTTACAAGAAAATGTAGAAGACACTGGGGTGCAGACTCCAAACACAAGCCACAGTCTTCTCTTGCCACCAGTTACTGAGAATGTTGTGCAAAATGATGCCACTGATGATACTACAGACAATATGGAAGAACCAAATGTCACTAATGATGCTCCACATGAACCGGTACAAGTTACAGAACCAATTCCTGAAGTCCTTGCACCTATACTTTGAAAATCTACAAGACTGAGGAAATCAGCCATCTCAGATGATTTTATGTTGTATTTGAGTGAAACAGATATCAACATTGGTGAACCTGCAACATATATGGAGGTTGTAAGTGGATTGCAGCAAGAAGAGTGGGTGAAAGCCATGGAGAATGAACTTGAATCCATGAAAAAGAATAAAGTGTGGGAACTTACAGTGTTACCAAAGGGAGCAAAGCCAATCGGATGTAAGTGGGTGTATAAGACTAAGAAGGACTCCAAGGGAGAAATTGAAAGATTCAAGGCTAGACTTGTTGCTAAGGGATACACTCAACAAGAGGGAATTGATTACACTGAGACATTCTCACCAGTctcaacaaaagattcattcagGTTTGTAATGGCTTTGGTGGCTCACTATAATCTTCatttacatcaaatggatgtaaaaactgCATTCCTAAATGGTACTTTGGAGGAAGAAATTTATATGCAACAACCTGAGGGATTCATTGATGGAGATGGTAAGGAATTAGTATGCAAACTCAGGAAATCGATTTATGGCCTCAAACAGGCTTCAAGACAATGGTACTTGAGGTTTGATGAAGTAATGCAATCACATGGTTTCACTGAGAATTCAGAAGATGaatgtatatattttaaatcatgtGGGAGACACTTCACCATATTGGtgctatatgtggatgatatcctCATAGCTAGCACTGATTTGACCTTACTGCATGAGACCAAATTAATACTCAGTGACaattttgagatgaaggatatgGGCGAAGCAACCTATGTCTTGGGGATATAAATAACGCGTGACAAAGAGAGAGGTTTGCTTGGAATATCATAGAAGGGATATATTGACAAGATACTCAAGAGGTTCAATATGTCAACTTGCAGTGGTTGTGATGTGCCAGTGACTAAAAGAGATAAACTGAGCAAGCTGCAGAGCCCTCAAACTGAAGCTGAAAAACTTGAGATGAATGACAAGTCGTATGCTTCAGTTGTATGGAGTTAATGTATGCACAAGTATGCACAAGACCTGACATTCCTTTTGCATTAAGCTTGTTGGGGAGATATCAATCGAACCCTGGACATGCCTATTGGATTGTAGCAAAGAAGGTGCTCAGGTATTTGCAGAAAACCAAAGACTATAAACTGGTATACAGGAGAAGTGATAAGCTCGAGTTGCTTGGCTACTATGATTCAGATTTTGCGGGATGTCAAGACTCACTGAAATCTACCTCTAGCTACATTTTTATGATGGCAGGAGGAGCAATCTCGTGGAAAAGTATGAAACATAAAAATGTAGCTACCTCTACTATGATGGCTGAATATATGGCTTGTTACGAAGCAACTTCTCAAGCGGTTTGGATTGGAAAGTTTATAGAGGGTATGAGGGTCCTCCATATTGTCACAAATCCGTTGAAGATATTTTGTGACAGTACTGCTGCAATTTTCTACTCCAAGAACAACAAGAGATCTTCTGGGACTAAGCACATGCATATCAAGTATAAGTTGGTTAGGGAAAAGATTAAGCAAGGGTTCATAAAGATTAGCTATATACATACTGAATCAATGCTTGCGGATCCCTTGAACAAGCCACTTCCAGTCATGTCTTTCAAGAAGCACGTAGAAAACATGGGATTGATCTCGAACTTAGATATGTTGAGTTAATGGGAGTAGAAAACTAGTTTTAGTTGCAGTAAATTAGTGAGCTAAACTCACTGAGTCTTGAGGTTTGAGGTGTGGTTTGTTTCCGAGGTTGGGTTTGAATaaagatttttttaattatttgtgttCACATGATGCATGCatatttaattctttttagGCATAAGTCTGTTTTGGAATAATGAAAGTTTACGTTGGCAAACATGAAGAATGCATGAAAAGCATAACGTGTCATTTTGGAATGACAAAAGGGTTTGTGTTGGCAAACATATGGACTgcttaaaagaaaaaagcatAAGGTGGCTTTGGAATGGTAAAAAGTTTACATTGGTAAACATATAGACCATTTAAAAGCATAAGGTCTGACTTATGAAAGTTACGATAAAGTGGACTAGAGATGATATAAAATAAGACAATTCTTGAGTTAAAGTGCATCTCTAGATCATAAT is from Malus sylvestris chromosome 5, drMalSylv7.2, whole genome shotgun sequence and encodes:
- the LOC126622546 gene encoding secreted RxLR effector protein 161-like gives rise to the protein MYAQVCTRPDIPFALSLLGRYQSNPGHAYWIVAKKVLRYLQKTKDYKLVYRRSDKLELLGYYDSDFAGCQDSLKSTSSYIFMMAGGAISWKSMKHKNVATSTMMAEYMACYEATSQAVWIGKFIEGMRVLHIVTNPLKIFCDSTAAIFYSKNNKRSSGTKHMHIKYKLVREKIKQGFIKISYIHTESMLADPLNKPLPVMSFKKHVENMGLISNLDMLS